TTGAGCAATATTTTAATTTTATCGCTGTCGAGAGTCTTTACAATGGAGAACAATTCAACAGCTTCTGGTGGCAAATCATCAAGAAATATAACTTTACTGGGCTGAAAAGTTTTTAAAAAGCTATCCAGTAACCTTATTTGTGTCGGACTTAATCTTACTACTGTGTTAATCAGGCTTTTGACTTCAGGTGGAATTTCAGGTTCTTTTTCAGCAAAAAAGTCAGCAAGGGTTATATTGAGTGCCTTACAGATATTCTCTAAAGTTGTAATAGTTGGCTGTTTTATTCCTCGCTCGATTTCCGACAAAGCAGATTGAGATACACCGGAAAGTTCTGACAGTTTGTATCTTGTCAGTCCATATTTCTCTCTTAATTCAGCTATTTTTTTTCCAATGTTCACTGGAGACTTACCTCCTTTTTGTTTCAGCTACATTTAGGTTACCACATTCGTGTTACGTTAATTAATCTATTTCGCAGACAATAAAAATTTTTCTATTGCAATAATTTCGCTTTAGTGATACAATTACTTAGTAGAGGTGAAGTAGATGATACCTGGAAAAAAAATCAAAGAACTAAGGAAGTTAAAAGGTTTTTCACAGAAAGAATTAGCAAAACTAACAGGTGTATCACAATCATACATTAGTGAGCTTGAAGCAGGAATAAAAACGAACCCGTCAATTAAAGTCATCAAAAGAATTGCTGAAGTATTAGAAATAGATATCTGTCAACTGGTTTATGAAAGGAAGTGAACAAATGGACATTCAAAGAGAAATAGAATTATTTGAAGAGTGGCTCAAAACTCATGCCCTTCCACCGCTAGCACAACTGTTGTGGTATAAGCTATTGATTTTAAGTCAACACGCCAGCAGCGATGGTTGGTTTTCGATAAGTAACCGGGAATTAATTCACACTGTCCAGATTTCTGAGAAAACATTGTTAGAAATGCGAAATAAGCTGAAAGAAGCAGGATTAATAGATTTTGTTATTGGTAGAAAAGGTGAACCTACTCGATACAGGCTTAATTCATTTATTAACTGCCATTTAAATGAATCACAGCCAAAAGATTCACTGGATATTTCCAGTGGAAATTTACAGTGGAAAAATACAGTGGAAAATTCCAGTGTAAGTTTACAGGGGAATTTTGCAGTGAAAAATTACATGGAATTATCTAACAAAAACTCAGAAAAAGCAGAAAAACAGGCTTCAGAGCAACTTGCCCCAAAGCCACAAAACCAAAGCCCGCAAAACGACAAAGATGTAAATATCAAAGATATTTACATCTTTGATATCAACAACAATAATACTAACACTCTAAATGATAATCAAGATAATTTAGAGATTTTAAAAGATAATAAGTTAACTAACGTTAACACAGAAGCGGGCTTAAAGGAACAGGAAACTACTGGTAAAGGTGATAATGAATCATTCCCAGAAGTTACTGACAGGCAGTTAATAGTTGAGCTTGTCAGGCAATTTGAGCAGATTATTGGCAAGCATGACAACAAGCATTTCCCATTGATTGGGAAACTCTACAATGATTATGGCTATGCTGAAGTTTTGTGGGCTTTGGACAGGCTTGAATGGGCACTTAAAAACAAAAAAGTTGAGAAACCTAAAGGGTATTTAATCAATGTTTTGAAAAACAGCAACGATAAGAAAAAGGAGAGTGAGGCGGATGGAAAGCGTAAGAAAGATAACAGAAAATATGGTGAGCTTCCACCAGATGACCCGTACTCAATCATCAAACCAATCAGGCTTGGGAAACAGCCAGATCCTGATGTCGACCCGTATGCATCACTCCCCGTTATTCGACTTGGACCAAGCAGTACAGCGTGAAGAAGTATGTCCTGTATGTGGCAGCAAGCTCTGGACTGAAGTTGAGATATTCGGGGTAGTGAGAAAACTTCCGTGTGCATGTGAATGCCAGAAGCAGGAATACAGAAGGCAACAGCAGCTTCAGGAAGCAAGAGAAAAAGCTCTGAGGCTTGAGAGATTGAGAAATTTTTCGCTCATGGACAAAAAGTTTGAGTCGTGTACTTTTGAAAATTTCAAGATAGACTCTGAAAATGAGCGGTTTTATCGTCTTGCCAGAAACTACTGCCAGCAGTTTGAAGAGATGAAAAAGCAAAACGTTGGGCTTTTGTTTTATGGACCACCGGGAACGGGAAAGACATTTCTTGCGTTTTGTATTGCAAACCATCTCATTGAAAGGTTCTACCCTGTTATTGCAGTATCCACGATAGGTTTTCTTGCAAAGCTCAAACAGCTATATTCACTATCAACCGGTGAGATGGAGATTGAAGTTTTGAACAATTTTAAAAACGCTGATTTGATAGTTTTAGATGACTTAGGTGCTGAGAGTTCTACTGGCTGGGCTGTGGAAAAGTTGTACATGCTTGTGGATATGCGTTATCGTGATGAAAAGCCGCTGATTGTAACCACAAACTATGGTCTTGAAGAACTGAAAGAAAAGCTTGGAATTCGCATTTTTGACAGACTTATAGAGATGTGCTGTCCTGTAGAGATTGGAGGCACATCCAGAAGGCTCAAATCTGCTTATCAAAAGGCTCAAGTTGTGAATAAACTTCTGGGAGAGTGATAGACAATGTCAAGGCAAACAGTAGAAGAACTTTTTGAAAATCTTTTTGAAAATTTGTTTTGTGATTTGGAGAGTGGTCTTTATGATTTTAAAACTTGAAGATGTAAGGAGTTATAAGGAAATGGAGTTTAATGTTGAATGTGACAGGGACATAATCAAGAATCTGTGTGAAACAGCAGAGTATCTTTACGGCATAGTCCTGGAAACACAGGAACTAAAACTGATCAGAGATATTTTGTATGGTGTTTCTGTGGAACAGCGCAATTTGAAAGACACACTCAAGAAGGAAGCATCTAAATTGCTAAGAAAAGGTCTGAAAGAAGCAGCAAACTATGCAGATACGATGGCTTTTATTGTGGATTTAAAACTTTGTGAGATTGAAAAATTAATTGCTAAAATTGAAGAAATTCTTGTAAAGGAGCGTGGTGAATAATGCCATACGTTTATTTCAAGGTAAGCGAGCAGGCAAAATGGGGTGTTGATGAGAACGGTAATTATGTGCCGGTGTATTCAAAAATTAACCAGTCTGTTGACACACCCGAAAAGGTAGAAGCTCTGCGTGTGCTGCTGGCAAATGTCATGCGCATTAAAAAAGAATACATCACTGTGATTGACAGAGAAGAATACATGCAGAACGTTGATGACGATGAAGATTTGAGAGATGAGGAGTGTGATGAGTAATGCCGAAACAAATAATAGAAGAGCTTGTGGAAAACCTGATTTATGATGCAGTTATTGAGCACAGAGAGGAACTTGAGAACAATCAGGAATGGTGCAGGACAAAAGAAGAGTTTGAGAGTCTTATCAGGGAGATAAAGGAAAACATTGATCCTTTGACTTCAACTGTTGAAGCTGGTGAAAGGATGCGTGAACTTATCAATCAGCTGTTGGATAGGCACATATACCTTGTTAATCTTGCGGAACTCAATAGCTACAGGAATGGTTTTCATGATGGTACAAGGTTAATTTTGAAGATTCTGAGTGGTGATATTTTTACCACTTGAGAAAAGAGTTGGAAAAGATGAATTTTGATTCGATATTGGAATTCACAACTACAGTTTTTGGGTTGCGTTTTATACCATGACATTGAACAAAATCACGCATACATTGTCTGCAGGGATACCCGGGAAGTTGCAGGGTTGTTAATGACCGTTGTCCCATCTTATCACATAATAGGTGATTAATAACTACTGGGGGATGTTGATATGAGCGAAACAAGGTTTTGCTGTCACTGTGCTGGTGAGTTGAGAAAGGAAAGTACAACAGTTGGATTTGGTTTTTACAATGTACCTATCTGGATGAAAAATGTGAAGGTTGATGTTTGCAGCAACTGCAAAGTACGGCATTTTGACGTTGCTTTATTAGACCTGATTGTAAAGTTAGCCAGAGAACTGCGTCAGGTCAATGATGAGCTGGGACTCAAAGTTAAAAAGGTTGAGATTGAATTTGAGATGGAAAAGGAGGAGAATAAAGATGTTTATCAAAAAGTTGAATGATGATGTTCTTAGAATTATTGGACAGTTGTACTCAATTGTTGCAGACGATTATGCAGATAAGGTATACAAGGAAGTTAAGGGGATTAAAATTCTTGCCTATAAAGTGGAAGGTGATACAAATCTGGTAAGAATTGATATCAAGAAAGTAGAAGGCGAAATAAATGGAGAGAGTTGTCAGGAAACAAAGCAGGGGGAGGTGAGGGAAGAATGAAAGATTTTTGTTTGCCGTATACTGCAGCAAAGGAAAGAAAACAGGAATACTCAAAAAGGATGATTAAGAAAAAGTTTTTAGCAGCATGTCTTCTGAAAAGGAGAATGCGAAGAACTGAAAGCTATGGTTCTGGGAGATGATAAAAATGGAAGGAGTTATCAGGAAACAACTGCTGTACAGAACCGGTGTTGAATACGGCGACTATGCCCTGAACCATGTCCTTGGCTGTGCTCACGGTTGCAAATATCCCTGCTATGCATTTTTGATGAACAGGCGCTTTAGAAACATTAGCTATGATGATTGGATAAAACCAAAACTGGTAGACAACACGATTGAACTCTTGGAGAAGGAGTTGCCAAAACTCAGGGGAAAAGCCAAGTACATCAACATGTGTTTTGCAACAGATCCTTTTATGTACAATCAGCCAGAAGTTATAAAACTCTCCTGCGATGTGATTGCACTCATCAACTCTTTTGGTATTCCTGTGCGGACATTAACCAAAGGCGTATATACATTGGTTGTAGCGAAAGTTTCGAATCATCCGGAGAACAGTTTTGGGGTAACACTTGTATCGTTGTCAGAGGAATTCAGAAGAAAGTATGAACCGAACGCAGCACCTGTTAGCGAAAGGATTAAAAGTCTTTTTGCAATGCACAAATGTGGTATCAGAACATGGGTTAGTATCGAGCCTTATCCCACGCCAGATATCATAGCACAGGACATAGATGAGCTCCTTGAAAGTGTCAGTTTTGTCGACAGGATAGTGTTTGGACGGTGGAATTATGGAAAACTCAACTATCCAGACCCGGACCGGTTTTATCGTGAGATGGCTTTTAAAGTGCTTGAGTTTGGGAAGAAGGAAGGGATAGAAGTAGTGATTAAGAAAGAAGTCAGGATTTCAGGATAAAAGAAAAGGCAGGGTTTTGTACCCTGCCTTTTAGCTGTTGAGAAGTGCTTTTTGAATTTCGTGGAAAGCCTGGTCTGCTGCTTCTGGAGTCGAAAAGTCAAAAGTAAAACCGGTACCGTCTCTAAACTCTACTTCTATTTTGTTACTGTTTGCTACTTTGTATATCTGGAATATTTCTTCTGGTCGGAAGATCCATTTATGTGTACCGCCCTCGCTGCTTGGCAACTCGACATACTTAAACATATTACCACCTGCCTTACTGCAAACTAGGACATGGGGTTACTTGAAGACAAGTATGATTGTCACAAATATTGCAGTCAGTCCAACCATTAAGCCAAGGGTCTGCCATTTGGTACTTCTCAGTTCTTTTGCAATATCCAGCTTAAAATTGGCCAATTCGGTGAGCGTCGATGTCTTGAAAGCGACAAGTTCATCTTTTACTTCTCTGACTTCTTTTCCCAACATATCAGACATGGCAAACCCTCTCCCTTCCCGCAAACTTTTCTTTGCAAACTGCCAGAGAAGGGGAGAGAATACTACTTCCGAGGGTATACCAGCTTTCCCTGGCAATCGTACACATAAACTGCTATAATATCAACATGTTCCTTAAGTTCAGGAAACCTTATAGCTGTTTCCAGATCGTTGTAGGTTCCTGCCTGAATTGGACCGTAGTACCCATCGGAAGTGTACCCCACGACAATTGTTTTGTACATCTTCATCATCCTCCCTGCAAACTTTTTTCGGCAAACTGCCAAGAGGGAGGAGGACTATCT
The sequence above is drawn from the Caldicellulosiruptor bescii DSM 6725 genome and encodes:
- a CDS encoding helix-turn-helix domain-containing protein, with protein sequence MNIGKKIAELREKYGLTRYKLSELSGVSQSALSEIERGIKQPTITTLENICKALNITLADFFAEKEPEIPPEVKSLINTVVRLSPTQIRLLDSFLKTFQPSKVIFLDDLPPEAVELFSIVKTLDSDKIKILLNIAKTFVRQEN
- a CDS encoding helix-turn-helix domain-containing protein, with product MIPGKKIKELRKLKGFSQKELAKLTGVSQSYISELEAGIKTNPSIKVIKRIAEVLEIDICQLVYERK
- a CDS encoding ATP-binding protein: MDQAVQREEVCPVCGSKLWTEVEIFGVVRKLPCACECQKQEYRRQQQLQEAREKALRLERLRNFSLMDKKFESCTFENFKIDSENERFYRLARNYCQQFEEMKKQNVGLLFYGPPGTGKTFLAFCIANHLIERFYPVIAVSTIGFLAKLKQLYSLSTGEMEIEVLNNFKNADLIVLDDLGAESSTGWAVEKLYMLVDMRYRDEKPLIVTTNYGLEELKEKLGIRIFDRLIEMCCPVEIGGTSRRLKSAYQKAQVVNKLLGE
- a CDS encoding radical SAM family protein, whose translation is MEGVIRKQLLYRTGVEYGDYALNHVLGCAHGCKYPCYAFLMNRRFRNISYDDWIKPKLVDNTIELLEKELPKLRGKAKYINMCFATDPFMYNQPEVIKLSCDVIALINSFGIPVRTLTKGVYTLVVAKVSNHPENSFGVTLVSLSEEFRRKYEPNAAPVSERIKSLFAMHKCGIRTWVSIEPYPTPDIIAQDIDELLESVSFVDRIVFGRWNYGKLNYPDPDRFYREMAFKVLEFGKKEGIEVVIKKEVRISG